One window from the genome of Cryptosporangium phraense encodes:
- a CDS encoding aquaporin: MSGVKTSASVRPVAAEFVGSAVLAAVVVGSGIAATQLSTDVGMQLSENAAATAAGLFALILMFDHPAITIGRTLSDTFAGIAPGSVLPFVVAQVVGGLIVGVGLVWLLYPTLTAADASDAVVPTINDPRQPDRAPASN, from the coding sequence ATGTCCGGAGTCAAGACGTCGGCGTCAGTGCGACCCGTCGCGGCGGAGTTCGTCGGAAGCGCGGTGTTGGCCGCGGTGGTCGTCGGGTCGGGCATCGCGGCCACCCAGCTGTCGACCGACGTCGGCATGCAGTTGTCGGAGAACGCGGCCGCGACGGCGGCCGGGTTGTTCGCGCTGATCCTGATGTTCGACCATCCCGCGATCACGATCGGCCGGACCTTGTCCGACACCTTCGCTGGGATCGCTCCGGGCTCGGTGCTGCCGTTCGTGGTGGCTCAAGTCGTCGGTGGCCTGATCGTCGGCGTCGGACTGGTCTGGCTGCTCTACCCGACCCTTACCGCAGCGGATGCCTCCGACGCGGTCGTGCCGACGATCAACGACCCCCGGCAACCGGACCGCGCACCAGCATCGAACTGA
- a CDS encoding helix-turn-helix domain-containing protein: MHAALGEPVRLALVDRLSLGDASPGELAREAALATNLLAHHLRVLEDAGVIRRRRSDGDRRRSYVQLVDDPLVAVVATAAPIDEEVGRVVFVCTQNTARSQLAAAVWARRSPIPVASAGTHPADRVHPRAVRTAHRHDLDLDTAGTRHLSQVTRPGDLLVAVCDNAYEELTVRPADPPAGERIRLHWSVPDPAAHDSDDAFEDAYQQISGRVDRLAHALSA; the protein is encoded by the coding sequence ATGCACGCGGCGCTGGGAGAGCCGGTGCGGCTCGCGCTGGTCGACCGGCTGTCTCTCGGCGATGCCTCACCCGGGGAGCTCGCTCGCGAGGCGGCCCTCGCGACCAACCTGCTGGCGCATCATCTGCGCGTACTGGAGGACGCGGGGGTCATCCGTCGGCGGCGTTCGGACGGCGACCGGCGCCGCAGCTACGTCCAGCTCGTCGACGACCCGCTGGTCGCCGTAGTGGCCACCGCTGCGCCCATCGACGAGGAGGTCGGCCGGGTGGTGTTCGTCTGCACGCAGAACACTGCCCGCTCGCAGCTCGCCGCCGCGGTCTGGGCTCGGCGCAGCCCGATCCCGGTCGCCTCGGCCGGGACTCATCCGGCCGACCGGGTCCACCCTCGTGCGGTCCGTACCGCACACCGGCACGACCTCGACCTGGACACCGCCGGTACCCGGCACCTGTCCCAGGTCACCCGGCCGGGCGACCTACTCGTGGCCGTCTGCGACAACGCGTACGAAGAACTCACCGTCCGACCGGCCGACCCGCCCGCGGGCGAACGGATCCGGCTGCACTGGTCGGTCCCCGACCCGGCCGCCCACGACAGCGACGACGCGTTCGAGGACGCCTACCAGCAGATCAGCGGCCGCGTCGACCGGCTCGCCCACGCGCTGAGCGCCTGA
- a CDS encoding arsenate reductase ArsC, translating to MTAKPSVLFVCVHNAGRSQMAAGWVAHLAGDTVEVRSAGSAPAESINPVAVEVMREVGIDITDQNPKLLTVDAVQASDAVVTMGCGDACPVFPGKRYEDWALTDPAGQGIEVVRQVRDEIRLRVEKLLAELRAVTPTNWPGRSPAW from the coding sequence ATGACCGCGAAGCCCAGTGTTCTGTTCGTCTGCGTCCACAATGCCGGCCGGTCCCAGATGGCGGCCGGATGGGTTGCGCATCTGGCCGGGGACACGGTCGAGGTGCGTTCGGCCGGGTCGGCGCCGGCGGAGTCGATCAACCCGGTCGCGGTTGAGGTCATGCGCGAGGTCGGCATCGACATCACCGATCAAAACCCGAAGCTCCTCACGGTCGACGCCGTGCAGGCGTCCGACGCCGTGGTCACCATGGGGTGCGGCGATGCCTGCCCGGTCTTCCCGGGTAAACGCTATGAGGACTGGGCCTTGACCGACCCGGCCGGTCAGGGCATCGAGGTCGTCCGGCAGGTTCGTGACGAGATCCGCCTCCGCGTCGAGAAGCTTCTCGCCGAACTGCGAGCGGTGACGCCGACCAACTGGCCGGGGCGGTCCCCGGCGTGGTGA
- a CDS encoding TetR/AcrR family transcriptional regulator, whose protein sequence is MATREAASRPGGRSSRVLAAIYTAVGELVGEGAEKISFPAIAERAGVNPTTLYRRWSDVNALLEEVSVAALTRVGESVPDTGSLAGDLTEWAGAIARDITRPERVRFLRAMVAARVEIVAACLVTQARREQAAEMVRRAEARGETAPTVSQILDHVVAPLYYRVVFALPTDEGDAQRLVRDVLAMVR, encoded by the coding sequence ATGGCCACCCGAGAAGCGGCGAGCCGCCCCGGCGGACGGAGCAGCCGGGTGCTGGCCGCGATCTACACGGCGGTCGGCGAGCTGGTGGGCGAGGGCGCCGAGAAGATCAGCTTCCCGGCCATCGCCGAGCGGGCCGGCGTCAACCCGACGACGCTGTACCGCCGCTGGAGCGATGTGAACGCGCTGCTCGAGGAGGTCAGCGTGGCCGCGCTGACCCGCGTCGGCGAGTCGGTGCCCGACACCGGATCGCTGGCCGGAGACCTGACCGAGTGGGCCGGCGCGATCGCCCGCGACATCACCCGCCCGGAGCGGGTGCGCTTCCTGCGGGCGATGGTGGCGGCGCGCGTCGAGATCGTGGCGGCGTGCCTGGTGACCCAGGCGCGGCGCGAGCAGGCGGCCGAGATGGTGCGCCGCGCTGAGGCGAGGGGCGAGACCGCCCCGACGGTCTCGCAGATCCTCGACCACGTGGTCGCGCCGCTGTACTACCGAGTGGTGTTCGCCCTCCCGACGGACGAGGGGGACGCCCAGCGGCTGGTGCGCGATGTGCTGGCCATGGTCCGTTGA
- a CDS encoding alpha/beta fold hydrolase, whose amino-acid sequence MVSRQFGPTHYLDCGPADGPLMIFLHGWPAIGLFWRAQLEAFAADGWRCVAPDLRGYGGSSAPAGRDAYAIREVVADLAELHDHLGGEPAIWVGHDWGSIAAGAVAAHEPERCRGLVLTSWAYFPRANSLATLVPLVDRTIYPADRYPDGQWDYYRYYTTHFETAVSDLDADPAASLASIYRSGRPEAVGDVSPLATVTRTGGRFGAAHHAPPTDPDENLWPPADFDALVRAFEAQGFGPACAWYTNDDANVAYAREAAHGGRLSQPVLFINGEWDAICDITGNRQGDPMRAACADLTVISLPAGHWLPLERKAEHIRAVRSWLASKDLTGPPGRRAAQPHPA is encoded by the coding sequence CTGGTCTCCCGTCAGTTCGGCCCGACGCATTACCTCGACTGTGGACCGGCCGACGGTCCGCTGATGATCTTCCTCCACGGCTGGCCGGCCATCGGTCTGTTCTGGCGCGCCCAACTGGAGGCGTTCGCGGCCGACGGCTGGCGCTGCGTCGCCCCCGACCTCCGCGGCTACGGCGGGTCGTCCGCTCCGGCCGGCCGGGACGCCTACGCGATCCGGGAGGTCGTGGCCGACCTGGCCGAGCTTCACGACCACCTCGGCGGCGAGCCGGCCATCTGGGTCGGCCACGACTGGGGCAGCATCGCGGCCGGTGCGGTGGCCGCTCACGAACCCGAGCGGTGCCGTGGTCTCGTGCTGACCTCGTGGGCGTACTTCCCCCGCGCCAACAGCCTGGCCACCCTCGTGCCGCTCGTCGACCGGACGATCTACCCGGCCGACCGGTACCCGGACGGGCAGTGGGACTACTACCGCTACTACACGACGCACTTCGAGACCGCGGTCAGCGACCTCGACGCCGACCCCGCGGCCTCGCTGGCCTCGATCTATCGATCGGGCCGCCCCGAGGCGGTCGGCGACGTCTCGCCGTTGGCGACGGTCACCCGCACCGGCGGCCGCTTCGGCGCCGCCCACCACGCTCCGCCGACCGACCCCGACGAGAACCTCTGGCCCCCGGCCGACTTCGACGCGCTGGTCCGGGCCTTCGAGGCCCAGGGCTTCGGTCCGGCCTGCGCCTGGTACACGAACGACGACGCCAACGTCGCCTACGCTCGCGAAGCCGCCCACGGCGGACGCCTGTCGCAGCCCGTGCTGTTCATCAACGGCGAATGGGACGCGATCTGCGACATCACCGGAAACCGCCAGGGCGACCCGATGCGGGCCGCCTGCGCGGATCTCACGGTGATCTCGCTGCCCGCCGGACACTGGCTGCCCCTGGAACGCAAGGCCGAGCACATCCGAGCCGTCCGCTCCTGGCTGGCGAGCAAGGACCTGACCGGTCCCCCAGGGCGGCGAGCTGCCCAGCCGCACCCTGCGTAG